The Sinomicrobium kalidii genome contains a region encoding:
- a CDS encoding MATE family efflux transporter, whose product MEENKNTTINKPRSKRSIWKDLKNAIWGTEADYTKVSLKKAIFLLAVPMILELVMESAFAVVDIYFVGKLGPSAVATVGLTETYLFLLYSIAMGLSMAVTAIIARRIGEKKKEDAGVSAVQSIFIGLLASLPFAVGGIFFARELLTLMGGDQWSLEHGYRYTQWMLGGNAVIMLLFVINAIFRGAGDAAIAMRILWISNGINMILDPLLIFGWGPVPAMGIEGAAIATNIGRGIGVLSQLWLLFKGGKHIRVKLSQLYWNAGMMRNILRTSLGGIGQMIVAMTSWIFLVRILADVGSEAVAGSTIAMRIMMFTLMPAWGLSNAAATLVGQNLGAGNPERAESAVWKIGFYNMIFLVVVSVIYFFFNQPLMSLFTDDPRVIAIGGEWLRILSYSYFVYGWWMVSVQAFNGAGDTKTPTLINLVFFWFIQIPLSYLLAITLGWEHSGVFWSVFISETAVGLFTLWLFKKGKWKTVKV is encoded by the coding sequence TACAATAAACAAACCGCGGTCAAAACGTTCTATCTGGAAAGATCTCAAAAATGCCATATGGGGCACGGAAGCCGACTATACGAAAGTGAGCCTGAAAAAAGCCATCTTTCTCCTGGCGGTGCCCATGATCCTGGAACTGGTCATGGAATCAGCTTTTGCTGTTGTGGACATTTATTTTGTGGGTAAACTCGGGCCATCTGCCGTGGCCACCGTTGGCCTTACGGAAACCTACCTGTTCCTGCTCTATTCCATAGCCATGGGGCTCTCCATGGCCGTTACCGCTATTATTGCCCGGAGGATCGGCGAAAAGAAAAAAGAAGATGCCGGGGTTTCTGCCGTTCAGTCCATTTTTATCGGCCTGCTGGCCTCGCTCCCTTTTGCTGTTGGCGGAATATTCTTTGCCAGGGAACTGCTCACTCTTATGGGCGGTGATCAGTGGAGCCTGGAGCACGGCTACCGATACACGCAGTGGATGCTTGGCGGAAATGCCGTAATCATGCTCCTGTTTGTGATCAATGCCATTTTCCGCGGCGCGGGAGATGCCGCCATTGCCATGCGTATTCTCTGGATATCCAACGGGATAAACATGATACTGGATCCGTTGCTCATCTTCGGCTGGGGCCCCGTTCCGGCCATGGGAATAGAAGGTGCGGCCATTGCTACCAATATCGGGCGGGGTATCGGCGTACTCTCCCAGTTATGGCTCCTCTTCAAAGGCGGAAAACACATCCGGGTAAAACTCTCCCAGTTATACTGGAATGCGGGAATGATGCGCAACATCCTGCGCACTTCACTGGGTGGTATAGGCCAGATGATCGTTGCCATGACCTCATGGATATTTCTTGTACGCATACTCGCCGATGTGGGGAGTGAAGCTGTGGCCGGTTCAACCATAGCAATGCGTATTATGATGTTTACCCTGATGCCTGCCTGGGGGCTTTCCAATGCCGCCGCTACACTTGTAGGACAAAACCTGGGGGCGGGAAATCCGGAACGCGCCGAATCTGCAGTATGGAAAATTGGTTTTTACAATATGATCTTCCTCGTCGTGGTCTCGGTAATCTATTTTTTCTTCAACCAGCCGCTGATGAGCTTATTTACGGATGACCCCAGGGTTATAGCCATAGGAGGAGAATGGCTCCGCATTCTTTCCTACTCTTATTTTGTGTACGGCTGGTGGATGGTCTCCGTACAGGCCTTTAACGGGGCCGGAGATACAAAAACCCCTACCCTGATCAACCTGGTCTTTTTCTGGTTCATCCAGATCCCGTTGTCCTACCTGCTGGCCATTACGCTCGGCTGGGAGCATTCCGGAGTCTTCTGGAGCGTATTCATTTCAGAGACCGCAGTAGGCCTGTTTACGCTCTGGCTCTTTAAGAAAGGAAAGTGGAAAACAGTAAAGGTTTAA
- a CDS encoding VOC family protein — protein sequence MITKTIQFPVLVEDLEAAKAFYTQKFGFTIVREEEFSPDWKYLTVAPQKDNETVIELLEAKTGEQKAQIGKQVHIQLATDDIQKDYAVLKSRGVIFHSAPKNVPGGKGAPFEDLCGNVFDLYQKIS from the coding sequence ATGATCACTAAAACCATTCAATTTCCCGTTTTGGTAGAAGATCTTGAAGCGGCCAAAGCCTTTTATACACAAAAATTCGGTTTTACCATCGTCAGGGAGGAGGAATTTTCGCCGGACTGGAAATACCTGACCGTGGCCCCGCAGAAAGATAACGAAACCGTGATCGAACTGCTGGAAGCCAAAACCGGCGAACAGAAGGCGCAAATCGGGAAACAAGTACACATCCAGCTGGCAACGGATGATATTCAGAAAGATTACGCGGTCTTAAAATCGCGCGGAGTCATATTCCACAGTGCACCCAAAAACGTCCCCGGAGGAAAAGGAGCGCCCTTTGAAGACCTCTGCGGCAATGTATTTGACCTGTATCAGAAAATATCCTGA
- a CDS encoding DoxX family protein, which translates to MKTPRKTSKKMFWTGKIISILLVLFLLMDAIMKIIRATPAVEGTVALGYPESTVVPMGIILLICTVLYIVPRTSVLGAIVLTGYLGGATATHFRVEEPVYFSVAFGILVWLGVYLCDHRLRTLIPLRKKETVENGNSTS; encoded by the coding sequence ATGAAAACACCCCGAAAAACCTCAAAAAAGATGTTCTGGACAGGAAAAATCATCAGCATCCTGCTCGTCTTGTTCCTGCTCATGGATGCCATCATGAAAATCATCAGGGCCACTCCTGCTGTCGAAGGAACAGTAGCACTCGGGTATCCGGAAAGCACTGTTGTGCCCATGGGAATTATTTTACTCATCTGTACGGTACTCTATATCGTTCCGCGCACTTCCGTATTGGGAGCCATTGTACTCACCGGCTACCTCGGAGGAGCTACGGCCACGCATTTCCGGGTGGAAGAGCCCGTTTACTTTTCCGTAGCCTTCGGAATACTGGTATGGCTGGGCGTATATCTATGTGACCATCGCCTGCGTACTCTTATCCCCCTTCGTAAAAAGGAAACTGTTGAAAACGGTAACAGCACATCATAA
- a CDS encoding DinB family protein — protein MKKTSILIAAFAVLTAFGTKDTIRTQDPVNPVTTITKDDKKVLLDYFKKTNKKLWKNVKGLSSAQLQYKAAPEKWSVAQCLEHIILTEDYIFEMVEKLMQDPANPERRDEIKITDEALINGMTDRSKKAKAPEEIQPEGSYTDTKSAMKAFEEQRKKIITFLKNTPVEEMRKHVTDSPFGAIDAYQFSLFIAAHSARHTLQIEEVMADSGFPSE, from the coding sequence ATGAAAAAAACAAGTATTCTCATCGCAGCTTTTGCCGTACTGACCGCTTTCGGTACAAAGGACACGATTCGCACTCAGGACCCGGTAAACCCGGTCACTACCATTACCAAGGACGATAAAAAAGTCCTGCTCGACTACTTTAAGAAAACCAACAAAAAACTGTGGAAAAATGTAAAAGGGTTGAGCAGTGCTCAATTACAATACAAAGCCGCCCCGGAAAAATGGTCGGTGGCTCAATGCCTGGAACATATTATCCTCACGGAGGATTACATTTTCGAAATGGTTGAAAAACTGATGCAGGACCCAGCCAACCCGGAGCGAAGGGACGAAATAAAAATCACGGACGAAGCCCTCATCAATGGCATGACAGACCGCAGCAAGAAAGCCAAGGCCCCGGAGGAAATACAACCTGAAGGTTCCTACACCGATACAAAATCGGCCATGAAAGCTTTTGAGGAGCAACGAAAAAAAATCATCACATTCCTCAAAAACACTCCGGTTGAAGAGATGCGAAAACACGTTACCGATTCCCCTTTCGGCGCTATCGATGCCTACCAGTTTTCACTGTTCATCGCTGCACACAGTGCCAGGCATACACTTCAAATAGAAGAAGTAATGGCCGACTCCGGGTTTCCTTCGGAATAG
- a CDS encoding DUF2461 domain-containing protein has product MDFTRLFRFLRDLNKNNHKEWMDAHRKEYHTVRDAYKKWLETLNAELATMDPDYEHTPAGKALNRINNNLLYHPTKPVYKDNFGAVLDKSPRKSEFYIHLGISECFIAGGFYRPEKNILTSIRDAIDYNGEELLKILENPNFKKWFGGGLYDDRLKGNPKGYTKDHPHIDLLKHKSYVVVHDLSEKEITSPGFEEKVISVYREMLPFRNYLSKAITV; this is encoded by the coding sequence ATGGATTTTACCCGACTGTTCCGGTTTCTCCGGGACCTGAACAAAAACAACCACAAGGAATGGATGGATGCCCACCGGAAAGAATATCACACTGTTCGGGATGCCTATAAAAAATGGCTGGAAACGCTGAACGCGGAACTGGCCACCATGGACCCCGATTATGAACACACTCCTGCCGGAAAGGCACTGAACCGGATTAACAACAACCTCCTGTATCATCCTACAAAGCCTGTATACAAGGATAATTTCGGTGCCGTGCTGGACAAGTCGCCCCGAAAGAGTGAGTTTTATATTCACCTGGGTATTTCAGAATGTTTTATTGCGGGTGGTTTTTACCGGCCGGAGAAGAATATCCTCACCAGTATCCGGGATGCCATAGATTATAACGGGGAAGAACTCTTGAAAATACTGGAAAATCCCAATTTCAAAAAGTGGTTTGGCGGGGGCTTATATGACGACCGGCTTAAAGGCAATCCCAAGGGATATACCAAAGACCACCCACACATAGACCTGTTGAAACACAAAAGCTATGTGGTGGTCCATGATTTGTCAGAAAAAGAGATCACTTCTCCCGGTTTTGAGGAAAAAGTGATCTCGGTATACCGTGAAATGCTACCGTTCCGGAATTACCTGAGTAAAGCCATTACGGTATAA
- a CDS encoding DUF6268 family outer membrane beta-barrel protein translates to MITVIRFFYVFLLTLLFGAGLNAQVELRTEYIGSSVFKDENNEKTEGKGDAKIFSVNARIPFSVKTDEDNRSTVWGMGIGGSYTSFNNRNMERALGPDKIVNAQVGLFHLRPIGEKWSILAMLGAGVYTGHTEVSDVQLNNVLGNGGVIFIWHLRDNLDIGLGPVINTLVGYPMVFPGIYFNWEVNGRYELKASMIDGLSVSAGMRIHENFRLNLIAELNGALALEKINDKKMMFTHQYFTAGLQPEFIINKSFSIPVTAGISAGRDAYYRERNLKSIFSESENGNPHFSAAPYFSVALKYGF, encoded by the coding sequence ATGATAACAGTGATAAGGTTCTTTTATGTTTTTCTGTTAACCCTGTTGTTCGGGGCCGGATTGAATGCCCAGGTAGAACTGAGAACGGAATATATAGGGTCTTCCGTTTTTAAGGATGAGAACAACGAAAAAACAGAAGGCAAGGGAGATGCAAAAATATTTTCGGTAAATGCCAGAATTCCCTTTTCGGTAAAGACGGACGAGGACAATCGCTCAACAGTATGGGGAATGGGTATAGGAGGAAGTTATACCTCTTTTAATAACCGGAATATGGAACGGGCACTCGGCCCGGATAAAATAGTGAATGCACAGGTGGGCCTGTTCCATTTAAGACCGATTGGCGAAAAATGGTCTATCCTCGCCATGCTGGGCGCAGGGGTTTATACCGGTCATACCGAGGTGTCGGATGTGCAATTAAATAATGTCCTGGGCAATGGCGGGGTAATATTTATATGGCATTTAAGGGATAATCTGGATATAGGGCTGGGTCCTGTCATAAATACTCTGGTCGGATATCCTATGGTCTTCCCCGGAATTTACTTCAATTGGGAAGTAAACGGGCGTTATGAACTCAAGGCTTCCATGATAGACGGGCTTTCCGTTTCAGCGGGGATGCGGATACATGAAAATTTCCGGTTAAACCTGATAGCAGAATTAAACGGGGCACTTGCATTGGAAAAAATTAACGATAAAAAGATGATGTTTACACATCAATACTTTACAGCAGGCCTTCAACCCGAGTTCATTATTAACAAATCGTTCTCTATCCCCGTTACAGCAGGTATTTCGGCCGGCCGGGACGCGTATTACAGGGAAAGAAACTTAAAATCCATTTTTAGCGAAAGTGAAAATGGTAACCCTCATTTTTCCGCTGCTCCCTATTTTTCCGTGGCCCTGAAGTATGGATTCTGA
- a CDS encoding sensor histidine kinase produces the protein MKHYFFKSYNRVIILIWTIIVFLVWVQFKDHYPLLPALSLIACIFIPTILISYFLSNRLLPKAMYRKKMNFFIGWFIGLSILLSFIYALTYQGFMLLEEKGFFASSRWIYRDSLLLEFVSELPTPFVMNLGFCGLRFYYEYTKLQETHLRSQLQILQEQINPHFMFNVLNHIHILMQKDVELASALLIKYSDILRYQLYNGKKESVSLNQEVQFLRDVIEVEKIRWGEALKVHCTWNIKDGEKEIQPLLFITFIENAFKHVSRSLSEKGYINVLAEQKRNSFYLEVENSKSTQQLQKKNASASGLGLKNIKERLEILYPGNHKLRIQETDLAYSIQLNITL, from the coding sequence ATGAAGCATTATTTTTTTAAAAGCTATAACCGGGTCATTATCCTCATCTGGACGATCATCGTTTTCCTGGTCTGGGTACAGTTTAAGGATCATTACCCTCTTTTGCCGGCCCTTTCATTGATCGCATGTATTTTTATACCGACTATCCTGATTTCCTATTTTTTGAGCAACCGCCTGTTACCAAAGGCGATGTACCGTAAAAAAATGAATTTTTTTATCGGTTGGTTCATAGGGTTGTCCATACTTCTTTCATTTATATATGCACTGACTTACCAAGGGTTTATGCTATTGGAAGAAAAAGGTTTTTTCGCCTCTTCACGGTGGATATACAGGGATTCCCTGCTATTGGAATTTGTAAGTGAATTACCAACTCCTTTCGTGATGAATCTCGGTTTTTGCGGACTGCGGTTTTATTACGAATACACTAAGTTGCAGGAGACACATTTAAGGAGCCAGTTACAAATCCTTCAGGAACAGATCAACCCGCATTTTATGTTCAATGTATTGAACCACATTCATATCCTGATGCAAAAAGATGTGGAACTGGCCTCGGCCCTGCTTATCAAATATTCCGATATACTTCGTTACCAGCTTTATAACGGCAAAAAAGAATCGGTATCTTTAAACCAGGAAGTACAGTTTCTCCGGGATGTCATTGAAGTGGAAAAAATAAGGTGGGGAGAAGCGTTAAAAGTGCATTGTACCTGGAATATCAAAGACGGGGAAAAAGAAATACAGCCATTGTTGTTCATCACTTTTATAGAAAATGCATTTAAACACGTTTCCCGTTCCCTGTCGGAAAAAGGGTATATCAATGTGCTTGCGGAACAAAAACGGAATTCTTTTTACCTGGAAGTAGAAAATTCAAAATCGACGCAACAGCTACAAAAGAAAAATGCCTCCGCATCGGGATTGGGGTTGAAAAATATAAAAGAACGCCTGGAGATCCTCTATCCGGGAAATCACAAACTGCGTATCCAGGAAACCGACCTGGCCTATAGCATTCAGTTAAACATTACATTATAG
- a CDS encoding LytR/AlgR family response regulator transcription factor, which produces MEEQAVKPADNTVLKCLVTDDEPIAREGIISYIDKLDFLEVAGVCSSAIEAAEYTEKTAIDLMFLDIQMPNLSGLEFLESMERPPLTILTTAHSEYALEGFRLQVVDYLLKPITFKRFFQAALKARETFNLQNNGEDLGSPMYVRQGDSFMKIAWIDILYVESMQNYLKLHFRDKVLVIHQTMAFLERILPKESFFRIHKSYLVHLSHIDLIKGNRVYINHKALPVSRQRKDEFLNTVVYKNLVSK; this is translated from the coding sequence ATGGAAGAACAAGCTGTAAAACCCGCTGACAACACCGTTTTGAAATGCCTGGTAACGGATGATGAGCCCATAGCCCGGGAAGGGATTATTTCCTATATTGACAAACTGGATTTCCTGGAAGTTGCCGGAGTGTGCTCTTCTGCAATAGAGGCTGCCGAATACACCGAAAAAACTGCCATAGACCTTATGTTTCTCGATATTCAAATGCCCAACCTTTCCGGGCTGGAATTCCTGGAGTCCATGGAGCGCCCTCCCCTGACCATTTTAACCACGGCCCATTCGGAGTACGCCCTGGAAGGTTTCAGGCTGCAAGTGGTGGACTACCTGTTGAAACCCATTACATTCAAGCGCTTTTTCCAGGCGGCATTAAAGGCCCGGGAAACATTTAATTTGCAGAATAACGGCGAAGACCTCGGTTCCCCGATGTACGTCCGCCAGGGAGATTCTTTTATGAAGATCGCATGGATCGATATACTGTATGTGGAAAGCATGCAAAATTACCTGAAATTACACTTCAGGGACAAGGTCCTGGTCATACATCAAACCATGGCCTTCCTGGAGCGCATCCTTCCCAAAGAATCTTTTTTCAGAATACACAAATCTTATTTGGTGCACCTTTCACACATTGATCTGATAAAAGGGAATCGCGTTTATATCAACCATAAGGCACTTCCTGTTTCCAGGCAGCGAAAAGACGAGTTTTTAAATACCGTGGTGTACAAGAATCTGGTGAGTAAATAA
- a CDS encoding sensor histidine kinase — protein MLSFEKEYKGWPPERIARHVLYWSCWVTFYCVINASYQGTGYMQWFLLELIFMTVKLPYAYFVAYYLFPKFLPQKKYVTLFSLMLLFAFLGVGFLVILLSNFPQISEGQPTEFWSVKTFFRAIDLIYVASLVVVIKMIQRYLRQERMNAQLKEDKVNAELQILKNQLQPHFLFNTLNNIYSIVLSGDKNGAGAILKLSDILSYMLYECNVDLVGLEKEVGLIENYIQLEKIRYGERLDLSFEVDGGIKGKTIAPLILIPFVENAFKHGVFENEKYSWIRIHLQTDENELTFIVENSLPENNNGNSAVKSGIGLNNVKKRLELLYPEKHHLIMTKTETFLINLKISL, from the coding sequence ATGCTTTCATTCGAAAAAGAATATAAAGGGTGGCCGCCGGAACGGATAGCCAGGCATGTATTATACTGGAGTTGCTGGGTAACTTTTTATTGTGTAATAAACGCTTCCTATCAGGGTACCGGCTATATGCAATGGTTTTTGCTGGAACTGATCTTCATGACCGTAAAATTGCCTTATGCCTATTTTGTGGCCTACTATCTGTTCCCGAAATTTCTCCCGCAAAAAAAATACGTAACGCTTTTTTCCCTGATGTTGCTGTTTGCTTTTCTGGGAGTGGGTTTCCTCGTGATCCTTTTGTCCAACTTTCCCCAGATCTCCGAGGGGCAGCCTACCGAATTCTGGTCGGTCAAAACCTTTTTCAGGGCCATAGACCTGATATACGTAGCGTCACTGGTCGTGGTTATAAAAATGATACAACGATACCTGCGGCAGGAACGCATGAATGCGCAATTAAAGGAAGATAAAGTGAATGCCGAACTCCAGATACTGAAAAACCAGCTACAGCCCCATTTTCTTTTTAATACCCTCAACAACATCTACAGCATAGTGCTTTCGGGCGATAAAAACGGGGCCGGGGCCATTTTAAAACTGTCCGATATCCTGAGTTATATGTTATACGAATGCAATGTGGACCTGGTAGGACTGGAAAAAGAAGTGGGCCTTATCGAGAACTACATCCAACTGGAAAAAATAAGGTACGGCGAACGCCTGGACCTTTCTTTCGAGGTGGACGGCGGGATCAAAGGAAAAACCATTGCCCCTTTAATACTGATCCCTTTTGTGGAAAATGCGTTTAAGCACGGTGTGTTTGAAAACGAGAAATACTCGTGGATACGCATTCATTTGCAGACGGATGAAAACGAACTGACCTTTATCGTGGAAAACAGCCTGCCGGAAAACAACAACGGGAACTCTGCCGTAAAAAGCGGTATTGGACTGAACAATGTTAAAAAACGGCTGGAATTGTTATACCCGGAAAAACATCATCTTATTATGACCAAGACCGAAACTTTTTTGATAAACTTAAAAATCAGCTTATGA
- a CDS encoding LytR/AlgR family response regulator transcription factor — MKCMIVEDEQPAVKVLESYIGHFRDLEISGVYNNAMDAFTHLQKNPVDILFLDIQLPKISGIQFLHSLKDHPAVILTTAHREFALDGYELEITDYLLKPISFGRFTKAIAKVYKQHQKPLAMPRDTPQDDRVLLSEPFIYIKSDREFVKIFLKNILYIESIKNHVKLVTFRGTYFTLMSLSQAEEKLPGQHFMRIHRSYIVSLEHISKFTPAGIQIDSKYIPVGRHYKKQFLHWVEKNVV, encoded by the coding sequence ATGAAGTGTATGATCGTAGAAGATGAACAGCCTGCCGTAAAAGTACTGGAAAGCTATATCGGACATTTCAGGGACCTGGAAATATCGGGAGTCTACAACAATGCCATGGATGCGTTTACCCATCTTCAGAAAAACCCGGTTGACATTTTGTTCCTCGACATACAACTGCCGAAAATATCCGGTATCCAGTTCCTTCATTCCCTGAAAGACCACCCGGCAGTCATACTCACTACGGCACATCGCGAATTTGCCCTGGACGGTTACGAACTGGAAATTACCGACTACCTGCTGAAACCCATTTCCTTCGGCAGGTTTACCAAGGCCATTGCCAAGGTGTACAAACAACATCAAAAACCGCTGGCCATGCCGAGGGATACCCCCCAGGACGACCGTGTCCTGCTGTCCGAACCGTTTATCTACATCAAATCAGACCGGGAGTTTGTCAAGATATTTTTAAAGAACATCCTCTATATTGAAAGTATCAAAAACCACGTAAAACTGGTCACGTTCCGCGGCACCTATTTTACACTGATGAGCCTTTCCCAGGCCGAAGAAAAACTTCCGGGACAGCATTTTATGCGTATCCACCGTTCCTATATCGTTTCCCTGGAACACATTTCAAAATTTACCCCGGCAGGCATCCAGATCGACAGCAAATACATCCCTGTGGGCAGACATTACAAGAAACAATTCCTGCACTGGGTGGAAAAGAATGTCGTGTAA
- a CDS encoding polysaccharide deacetylase family protein yields the protein MLPYPKFAILLFSGLTFSGSQAQNGIAEKLGYPKNSKLLIIHADDLGVSHSENDASIKAMERGSVNSASIMVPCPWFPEIAAYARKYGSKQDLGLHLTLTSEWTYYKWGPVSPVDAVQSLVNSDGYFYASVDSLVANARPEEVETELRNQVKKALAAGIDVTHLDAHMYAARSTEDFLKAYIKTGREFQLPVLLSRDEEFMNTVTLKNNDVVVDHLFQAFPEDYDTGMDYYYKTLLQHLEPGLNCLLVHTAFDDAETRAMTIGHTYWGARWRQQDYDFFTSEECRELLKENNIRLITWRELRDGIVRQ from the coding sequence ATGTTACCATATCCCAAATTCGCCATTCTGCTTTTTTCCGGACTGACGTTTTCCGGATCACAGGCCCAAAACGGTATTGCCGAAAAACTCGGATACCCTAAAAACAGTAAGCTGCTGATCATCCACGCCGATGACCTGGGTGTCAGTCATTCGGAAAACGATGCCAGTATAAAGGCCATGGAAAGAGGTTCGGTCAATTCGGCCAGTATCATGGTGCCCTGTCCCTGGTTTCCCGAAATTGCCGCTTATGCCCGTAAATACGGAAGTAAACAGGACCTGGGGCTGCACCTTACCCTGACCAGCGAATGGACCTATTACAAATGGGGGCCGGTAAGCCCTGTTGACGCTGTGCAGAGCCTGGTCAATTCCGACGGGTATTTTTATGCCAGTGTTGACAGCCTGGTGGCCAATGCCCGGCCGGAAGAAGTTGAAACCGAATTGAGGAACCAGGTCAAAAAAGCACTGGCTGCCGGCATAGACGTTACACACCTGGATGCCCATATGTATGCTGCCAGAAGTACGGAAGACTTTTTGAAAGCCTACATCAAAACAGGCCGCGAATTTCAATTACCCGTATTGCTTTCCCGTGATGAAGAGTTCATGAATACGGTTACCCTAAAAAACAATGATGTCGTGGTAGACCACTTGTTCCAGGCCTTCCCGGAAGATTATGATACAGGAATGGATTACTATTACAAAACACTGCTACAGCACCTGGAACCCGGACTTAACTGCCTGTTGGTACATACGGCTTTCGACGATGCCGAAACCCGGGCCATGACCATAGGACACACCTATTGGGGCGCCCGGTGGAGGCAGCAGGACTACGACTTTTTTACAAGTGAAGAATGCCGGGAATTACTGAAAGAAAACAACATCCGTTTAATCACGTGGCGCGAACTTCGGGACGGTATCGTACGCCAATAA
- a CDS encoding response regulator: MIQVFITDDHPIVLEGIKNLLSTRDEIVLAGIFQNSKDTLEALANDLPDLLLLDINLPDISGIELTKQIRDTYPELKIIVLSVHNEKAVIGSVLQNGANGYVLKNSIGDEIIQAIHQVLDGITYMCRQTREIYHNQDSNGLDTIPKITRREKEILQLVTEGYTSSQIAEKLFISPHTVETHRKNLMEKFDVNNMTAIIKYATEFKLL; encoded by the coding sequence TTGATACAAGTTTTTATTACAGACGACCATCCTATTGTGCTGGAAGGGATCAAAAACCTGCTTTCCACAAGAGATGAAATTGTCCTGGCCGGAATATTCCAAAACAGCAAAGATACCCTGGAAGCCCTTGCCAATGACTTACCCGACCTGTTGCTGCTGGATATTAACCTTCCGGACATCAGCGGTATTGAATTGACCAAACAGATACGGGATACCTATCCCGAACTGAAGATCATCGTGCTGAGTGTCCACAACGAGAAAGCGGTTATAGGTAGTGTGTTGCAAAACGGCGCCAACGGTTATGTACTCAAAAACTCTATCGGGGATGAGATTATCCAGGCCATCCACCAGGTTCTGGACGGCATAACGTATATGTGCAGACAAACCCGGGAAATATATCACAACCAGGATAGCAACGGCCTGGATACCATCCCTAAAATCACCCGCAGGGAAAAGGAGATCCTCCAGCTGGTTACGGAAGGTTACACTTCATCACAAATCGCCGAAAAGCTTTTTATCAGTCCACATACCGTGGAAACCCATCGCAAAAACCTCATGGAAAAGTTTGATGTGAATAATATGACGGCCATTATAAAATATGCCACGGAATTCAAATTGCTTTAA